In Deltaproteobacteria bacterium, one genomic interval encodes:
- the yidD gene encoding membrane protein insertion efficiency factor YidD: MGAIRLYQLTLSRALAKLPPGVISCKFEPSCSHYGFEAIRAHGPLKGCLLAAWRVMRCSSLTDGGHDPVPTPFKLPPLKRRYD, encoded by the coding sequence ATGGGCGCGATCCGGCTCTATCAGCTCACCCTCTCGCGCGCCTTGGCCAAGCTGCCGCCCGGGGTCATCTCGTGCAAGTTCGAGCCGAGCTGCTCGCACTACGGCTTCGAGGCCATCCGCGCGCACGGGCCGCTCAAGGGCTGTCTGCTCGCGGCCTGGCGCGTGATGCGCTGTAGCAGCCTGACCGACGGAGGCCACGACCCGGTGCCGACGCCGTTCAAGCTGCCCCCGCTCAAACGCCGCTACGACTGA
- a CDS encoding tryptophanase — MKTIIEPFRVKVVEPIRMTSRAEREAIVAAAKYNLFQVRAEDVIVDLLTDSGTSAMSAAQWGALFQGDESYAGARSFYRFQAVIRELTGFEHIIPTHQGRAAERILFSVMAGPGKVVPNNTHFDTTRANVEAVGAVALDLPCEEARDLGSQAPFKGDVDLAGLARCLEENPGRVPLVMVTVTNNSGGGQPVSLANLRAVRELCTKHGVPLYLDAARFAENAYLIKLREPGQAGRSAREIAREMFRLCDGATMSAKKDALVNIGGFVATNDGDVAAQMRNVLILTEGFPTYGGMAGRDLEAIAVGLDEILDEDYLNYRFASTRYLGQHLTEMGIPLMQPVGGHAIYIDARRMLPHIPPLEYPGQSLAVATYVEGGVRSVEVGSVMFGRRDEATGAETAAPRDLVRLAIPRRVYTQSHIDYVVEVMQEVHRRKEFLRGMRIAWQPPALRHFSAHFEPLT, encoded by the coding sequence ATGAAGACCATCATCGAGCCCTTCCGGGTCAAGGTCGTCGAGCCGATCCGCATGACCTCGCGCGCCGAACGCGAGGCCATCGTCGCCGCGGCGAAGTACAACCTGTTCCAGGTGCGCGCCGAGGACGTGATCGTCGACCTGCTGACGGATAGCGGGACCTCCGCCATGAGTGCGGCCCAGTGGGGGGCGCTCTTTCAGGGCGACGAGAGCTACGCCGGTGCGAGGAGCTTCTACCGCTTCCAGGCGGTCATCCGCGAGCTCACGGGCTTCGAGCACATCATTCCCACGCACCAGGGGCGGGCCGCGGAACGCATTCTGTTCTCGGTGATGGCGGGGCCGGGCAAGGTCGTGCCCAACAACACGCACTTCGACACCACGCGCGCCAACGTGGAGGCCGTCGGCGCGGTGGCGCTCGACCTGCCGTGCGAGGAGGCGCGAGACCTCGGCTCGCAGGCGCCCTTCAAGGGCGACGTGGACCTTGCGGGCCTGGCGCGCTGCCTCGAGGAGAACCCGGGGCGCGTGCCGCTCGTGATGGTCACGGTGACCAACAACTCCGGTGGTGGGCAGCCGGTGTCGCTCGCGAACCTGCGGGCGGTGCGCGAGCTCTGCACGAAGCACGGCGTGCCGCTCTACCTGGACGCGGCGCGCTTCGCCGAGAACGCCTATCTGATCAAGCTGCGCGAGCCGGGGCAGGCGGGGCGCTCGGCGCGCGAGATCGCCCGGGAGATGTTTCGCCTCTGCGACGGGGCCACGATGAGCGCCAAGAAGGACGCGCTCGTGAACATCGGCGGCTTCGTGGCCACCAACGACGGGGACGTCGCCGCGCAGATGCGCAACGTGCTCATCCTCACGGAAGGGTTTCCGACCTACGGCGGGATGGCGGGGCGGGACCTCGAGGCGATCGCAGTAGGTCTCGACGAGATTCTCGACGAGGACTACCTGAACTACCGCTTCGCCAGCACGCGCTACCTGGGGCAGCACCTGACGGAGATGGGCATTCCGCTGATGCAGCCGGTGGGGGGGCACGCGATCTACATCGACGCGCGCCGCATGCTGCCGCACATCCCGCCGCTCGAGTACCCCGGGCAATCCCTGGCGGTGGCCACCTACGTGGAGGGGGGCGTGCGCAGCGTGGAGGTCGGGAGCGTGATGTTCGGCCGACGCGACGAAGCGACCGGCGCCGAGACCGCTGCCCCGCGGGACCTCGTACGCCTGGCGATCCCGCGGCGGGTCTACACGCAGAGCCACATCGACTACGTGGTGGAGGTGATGCAGGAGGTCCATCGGCGCAAGGAGTTCTTGCGCGGGATGCGCATCGCCTGGCAGCCCCCCGCGCTGCGCCACTTCTCGGCCCACTTCGAACCGCTGACCTGA